From Micromonospora carbonacea:
GACGTGGACGGCGCCACTTCCAGCCAGCCCGCCGTCGTGGACAACACGTTGTACGTCGGGTCACGCGACGCGAAGTTCTATGCGCTCGACGCGACGACCGGGGCGACCAAGTGGGTCTTCGACGTCACGCCGATCTCCGGCCCCATCGACGCCACGAACACCAATGCCCTGCGCGACGGGCCGTCGGTGGTCGGCAACAAGGTCATCTTCGGCGACTACCGAGGCTACGTCTACGCGCTGAACAAGGACACCGGGGCGCTGATCTGGGCGACGAGGGTGTCCGACCACGCGCTCGCCGCGCTGACCGGCTCCCCGCTGGTGCACCGCGGCCGGGTGTACATCGGTGTGTCGAGCAGCGAGGCGAAGGCGTCCGCCGACCCCGGCTACCCGTGCTGCACCTTCCGCGGGCAGCTGGTGGCGCTCAACCTGGCGACCGGCGCGGTGGACTGGCGCTACTACACCACCCCGCAGCCGGTGCTCGACGGAACGTGGCCTGACGGGTCGCCCCGCTACGCGCCGGCCGGCGCACCGGTGTGGAACAGCCCGGCGATCGACCCGATCTCGAACACCGTGTACTTCGGCACCGGCCAGAGCTACTCCGGCACCACGGGTGACCACAACTCGGTGATCGCGCTCGACGCGAAGACCGGTGCCCTGCGCTGGAAGCAGCAGATGAACCAGGAGGACACCTGGACCGTCGGGTGCATCGTGCCGAGTCCGCAGCCGCACTGTGAGGGCTTGGAGGGCGGCACCAACCTGGACTACGACTTCGGCGCCTCGCCCAACGTCTTCATCACGCCGCAGGGGCGCCGGCTCGTCGGCATCGGGCAGAAGTCCGGCGTCTACCACACCTTCGACGCGCGGACGGGCGAGATCGTCTGGCAGCAGCAGGTGGGGGTGCCGCAGCCCAACGGCGGCTGGGGCGGTGTGCAATGGGGATCGAGCTTTGACGGCAAGCGTCTCTACGTCGCCACCTGGCAGGCCAACCCCGGCACGCTGTTCGCGCTCGACCCTGCCGACGGGCACATCCTGTGGCGCACGCCGAACCCGGCGAACGGCTGCTCGACGGGCGGGGCAATCGCCTTCCCCAGCAACTGCAACCTGTCGCACATCTCGGCGGTGACGACCACTCCGGACCTGGTGTACGAGGGCAGCGCCGACGGCAAGATGCGGATCTACCGTGCCAGGGACGGGCAGGTGGTCTGGGAGTACGACACCATCCGCCAGTACACGGGTGTGAACGGTGCCACGGGCTCCGGCGGCTCGGTGTCCGGCAACGGTGGGGCGGTCGTGGCCAACGGCATGCTCTACGTGCAGTCCGGCTACTACTCGTTCTACGGGATCCCCGGGCGCGTCCTGCTCGCGTTCGGATTCTGACCTCACGATAAACCCGGGCGGGGTTCGTCGGCGACCGCCGACGAACCCCGCCCTTCCGCATTTGCAAACAATACCGATCCGTATCTAATTGTGGATTCGATTACCCTGCTATAGGTGCTTGACGACAAACATTGCCTCCTGAGAGCATGAATTCAACGTTGGACAGGAGGCTCCATGACCATCGCGGAAGGCGTCGACCCTGGAGAGCAGTTGCTGAGACTGCATCTCATGGGTGGCCCCTGGATAAACCAGTCGTTATATGTCGCGGCCAGTCTCGGAATTGCCGACCAGTTGGACGCCGAACCGGTGCCGATCTCGTACCTCGCCAAGGCCTGCCAGGCGAACGAGGACGCGCTCTTCCGATTCTGCCGGGCGCTCGCCGGGCTCGGTGTGCTGAAGGCACATTCGGGCCGGGCGTTCTCCCTGACCGAGCTGGGCCGTGCGCTGCGCAGCGACGTGCCGAACACGCTGCGCTGGGGAATCATGCTGCACGGTGGCGAGACCTTCCGTTCCTGGAGCGACGTGCTGCACACCGTCCGGACCGGAAAGCCCGCGTTCGACCACACCTTCGGCACGCCGTTCTTCGACTACCTGGCGACCCACCCCGAGTACAACGACATCTTCCACCGCACGATGGGTGTCACCGACCGGCCGCCGGAGGTGCTCGGCGACTACGACTTCGCGCGCTCGCGGGTGGTCGCCGACATCGGTGGCGGCATTGGCACCCTGCTCGCGACCGTGCTTCGCGCGCACCCCCACCTGCGCGGCATCCTGCAGGACCTGCCGGAGGCCCTGCGCGGTGCCGGGGAGAACCTCACCGCGTACGGCGTCGCCGACCGGTGCGAGATCGTCGGGGCGAGCTTCTTCGACTCGCTGCCGGAGGGGGCGGACACCTTCGTCCTGTCCAGGGTGCTGCACAACTGGGGCGACGAGCAGGCCGTCACGCTGCTGACCGGTGTGCGGGACCGGATCGCCGACGGGGGGCGGCTGCTGGTCGTAGACCACCTGCTGCCCGACGCCGACGGCTTCCACCCGGCCTTGCTCGCCGACCTCCAGATGCTCGTGGTGCTCGGCGGCAAGGACCGGACCGAGGGGGAGTTGCGTGCCCTGCTGGCCGCCGCCGGCTTTGCGGTGACCGCCCAGTGGGACGGGCCGGTCGGCACCAGCCCCCGGGTGGACAGCATGATCGAGGCCGTTCCGGTGGCGAGGTGAGGTCACTGCGGCGGTGACGCGGACGAGATGCCGGGGAGGATCAG
This genomic window contains:
- a CDS encoding outer membrane protein assembly factor BamB family protein; the protein is MLRRKKYAALFMAALVPISLTLSVMSPVSSAAVAPATGPRTGSNWSTWQKDVIGSRFNPQEKQFTEHSVQSLKLKWAFVFPDVDGATSSQPAVVDNTLYVGSRDAKFYALDATTGATKWVFDVTPISGPIDATNTNALRDGPSVVGNKVIFGDYRGYVYALNKDTGALIWATRVSDHALAALTGSPLVHRGRVYIGVSSSEAKASADPGYPCCTFRGQLVALNLATGAVDWRYYTTPQPVLDGTWPDGSPRYAPAGAPVWNSPAIDPISNTVYFGTGQSYSGTTGDHNSVIALDAKTGALRWKQQMNQEDTWTVGCIVPSPQPHCEGLEGGTNLDYDFGASPNVFITPQGRRLVGIGQKSGVYHTFDARTGEIVWQQQVGVPQPNGGWGGVQWGSSFDGKRLYVATWQANPGTLFALDPADGHILWRTPNPANGCSTGGAIAFPSNCNLSHISAVTTTPDLVYEGSADGKMRIYRARDGQVVWEYDTIRQYTGVNGATGSGGSVSGNGGAVVANGMLYVQSGYYSFYGIPGRVLLAFGF
- a CDS encoding methyltransferase; translation: MTIAEGVDPGEQLLRLHLMGGPWINQSLYVAASLGIADQLDAEPVPISYLAKACQANEDALFRFCRALAGLGVLKAHSGRAFSLTELGRALRSDVPNTLRWGIMLHGGETFRSWSDVLHTVRTGKPAFDHTFGTPFFDYLATHPEYNDIFHRTMGVTDRPPEVLGDYDFARSRVVADIGGGIGTLLATVLRAHPHLRGILQDLPEALRGAGENLTAYGVADRCEIVGASFFDSLPEGADTFVLSRVLHNWGDEQAVTLLTGVRDRIADGGRLLVVDHLLPDADGFHPALLADLQMLVVLGGKDRTEGELRALLAAAGFAVTAQWDGPVGTSPRVDSMIEAVPVAR